One genomic segment of Sminthopsis crassicaudata isolate SCR6 chromosome 2, ASM4859323v1, whole genome shotgun sequence includes these proteins:
- the ADRA2B gene encoding alpha-2B adrenergic receptor: MDSPEPYSVQATAAIAAVITFLILFTIFGNALVILAVLTSRSLRAPQNLFLVSLAAADILVATLIIPFSLANELLGYWYFRHTWCEVYLALDVLFCTSSIVHLCAISLDRYWSVSRALEYNSKRTPRRIKGIILTVWLIAAFISLPPLIYKGDKGKEPGGRPQCKLNEEAWYILSSSIGSFFAPCLIMILVYLRIYLIAKRHNRQGPHGKRAPGDGDTGPSGPGGASAISKLPPSVLPAVGEANGHSKPLGEREGGEPIGDPTPPSTPPNQGSVGPEDGSHRREEEEEEEEEEEEECGPPALPNSSSPQVTPNFQPPQGSQILATLRGQVLLARQPASLGLQPWRRRTQMNREKRFTFVLAVVIGVFVLCWFPFFFSYSLGAICPQHCKVPHGLFQFFFWIGYCNSSLNPVIYTIFNQDFRRAFRRILCRQWTQTAW, translated from the coding sequence ATGGATAGCCCAGAGCCCTACTCTGTGCAGGCCACGGCAGCCATTGCAGCTGTCATCACCTTTCTCATCCTTTTCACCATCTTTGGCAATGCCCTAGTCATCCTGGCCGTGTTGACTAGCCGCTCTCTTCGAGCCCCACAGAACTTGTTCCTGGTTTCCCTGGCTGCAGCCGACATCTTGGTGGCCACTCTCATCATACCCTTCTCCCTGGCCAATGAACTGCTGGGATACTGGTACTTCCGACACACCTGGTGTGAGGTCTACCTGGCCTTGGATGTCCTTTTCTGTACCTCCTCCATTGTGCACCTGTGTGCCATCAGTCTGGACCGCTACTGGTCAGTGAGCCGGGCCCTGGAGTACAACTCCAAGAGGACCCCCCGCCGGATTAAGGGCATCATTCTCACTGTCTGGCTCATTGCTGCCTTTATCTCGCTGCCTCCCCTCATCTACAAGGGTGACAAGGGCAAGGAACCTGGAGGCCGGCCCCAGTGTAAGCTTAACGAGGAGGCTTGGTACATCCTGTCCTCCAGCATTGGCTCCTTCTTTGCACCCTGCCTCATCATGATCCTGGTCTACTTGCGGATCTACCTGATTGCCAAGCGCCATAACCGCCAGGGGCCCCATGGCAAACGGGCCCCTGGGGATGGGGACACTGGGCCCTCTGGTCCCGGCGGGGCATCTGCAATATCCAAGCTGCCACCCTCTGTTCTCCCAGCTGTGGGTGAAGCCAATGGGCATTCCAAGCCTCtcggggagagagagggaggagaaccAATCGGAGATCCAACGCCACCTTCTACGCCTCCCAACCAGGGTTCGGTGGGGCCCGAGGATGGCAGTCACAggcgggaggaggaggaggaagaagaggaagaagaagaagaagagtgtGGGCCGCCAGCCCTTCCAAATTCCTCCTCTCCCCAAGTTACCCCAAACTTTCAGCCTCCTCAGGGCTCCCAGATACTGGCTACACTCCGGGGCCAGGTACTCTTGGCTCGCCAACCTGCCTCCCTGGGGCTGCAGCCATGGAGACGAAGGACCCAGATGAACCGAGAAAAACGCTTCACCTTCGTGCTGGCCGTAGTGATCGGAGTCTTCGTCCTCTGCtggtttcctttcttcttcagttACAGCCTAGGAGCCATCTGCCCCCAGCATTGCAAGGTCCCTCATGGCCTTTTTCAGTTCTTCTTCTGGATTGGTTATTGCAACAGTTCCCTCAACCCTGTCATCTATACAATTTTCAACCAGGATTTCCGCAGGGCCTTCCGCAGGATCCTTTGCCGCCAATGGACTCAGACAGCTTGGTGA